From a region of the Theobroma cacao cultivar B97-61/B2 chromosome 8, Criollo_cocoa_genome_V2, whole genome shotgun sequence genome:
- the LOC18507120 gene encoding laccase-15 produces MGSQKQGIILWLSGLLLLNIFLFSRADVHSYEFFLQESEFTKLCSTKSILTVNGSFPGPDIRVRRGDTVFVNVHNQGSQAVSMEWEGVKESIAGSDDLIQPKRNFTYEIKLSDEIGTLWWHAKSAWASATVHGAFVILPAANEDYPFPAPTSDQTIILGSWFRQELTEANEPIAPGAADAYTINGHPGDTYGCRDDTIYHQQVDYQSVYLLRMVNAAVNETMVFSIAFHSFTIIGQNGAYTRRSFANSLRIAPGQTLDVLFCANQNLGHYNMTARPSSGGHVTTGIIQYTTTGS; encoded by the exons ATGGGTTCACAGAAGCAGGGAATTATCTTATGGTTATCAGGGCTTTTGTTATTGaacatctttctcttttccagGGCTGATGTTCATTCCTATGAATTTTTT CTACAAGAATCCGAGTTTACAAAGCTCTGTAGCACAAAGAGCATCTTGACCGTAAACGGTAGTTTTCCAGGTCCAGATATTCGGGTTCGCAGAGGGGACACAGTTTTCGTCAATGTCCACAATCAAGGAAGCCAAGCTGTTTCCATGGAGTG GGAGGGCGTTAAGGAATCGATTGCAGGTTCAGATGATTTGATTCAGCCTAAAAGAAACTTCACTTATGAGATCAAACTATCTGATGAAATAGGAACTCTATGGTGGCACGCTAAGAGTGCCTGGGCCAGCGCCACCGTCCACGGCGCCTTTGTCATCTTGCCTGCAGCCAATGAAGATTATCCTTTTCCTGCCCCTACTTCAGATCAAACAATTATACTCG GATCATGGTTTAGACAAGAGTTGACGGAAGCTAATGAACCCATTGCCCCTGGCGCAGCAGATGCTTACACAATCAACGGCCATCCTGGAGACACATACGGATGCCGCGACG ACACAATATACCATCAACAAGTAGATTACCAGAGTGTATACCTTCTTCGCATGGTAAATGCTGCGGTGAATGAAACAATGGTGTTCAGCATCGCCTTCCACAGCTTCACTATTATCGGACAGAATGGGGCTTACACCAGGAGGTCTTTCGCCAATTCTCTAAGAATAGCCCCAGGCCAAACACTTGACGTCTTGTTCTGTGCAAACCAAAATCTTGGCCATTATAACATGACTGCTCGTCCTTCGTCCGGCGGACATGTTACCACCGGAATTATACAATATACCACCACTGGTTCTTAA